In the Dolichospermum flos-aquae CCAP 1403/13F genome, CTAGTAGTCAGGATCAACCGAACTTACCAGCAGTAGAAGCAATGAGGAACGCTGCGTAGGTGAGGATGTAGCCAACAGTGAAGTGAGCTAAACCAACCACACGAGCTTGAACAATGGAGAGAGCAACGGGTTTGTCCTTCCAGCGAACCAAGTTAGCTAAAGGAGTACGTTCGTGCGCCCAAACCAAGGTTTCAATTAACTCTTGCCAGTAACCTCTCCAAGAGATGAGGAACATGAAACCAGTAGCCCAGACGAGGTGTCCAAAGAGGAACATCCAAGCCCAAACAGACAGGTTATTCATGCCGTAGGGGTTGTAACCGTTAATCAACTGAGCAGAGTTAGCCCAGAGGTAATCACGGAACCAGCCCATCAGGTAGGTAGAGTTTTCGTTGAACTGAGCAACGTTACCTTGCCAAATACCTAGATGTTTCCAGTGCCAGTAGAAGGTTACCCAACCAATGGTATTCAACATCCAGAACATAGACAGGTAGAAAGAGTCCCATGCGGAGATATCGCAAGTACCGCCACGGCCGGGACCGTCGCAGGGGAACGCATAACCGAAGTCCTTTTTATCGGGCATCAGTTTAGAACCACGCGCATCCAAAGCACCCTTAACGAGTACCAAGGTGGTGGTGTGGATAGCCAAAGCGAAAGCGTGGTGAACCAAGAAATCGCCAGGTCCAATGGTCAAGAACAAAGAATTTGTGCCAGAGTTGATGGCATCTAACCAGCCAGACAACCAAACGTTACCAGCATTGGGGTAAGCGGTGTAAGCAATACTGTCGGGGTTAGACAACAGTACATTCAAGCCATACAGAGCTTTACCTTGGGCAGCTTGGATGAATTGAGCAAATACTGGCTCAATCAAGATTTGTTTTTCAGGAGTACCGAACGCAACAACTACGTCGTTGTGAACATATAAACCCAGGGTGTGGAAACCCAAGAAGAGAGATACCCAGCTAAGGTGGGAGATGATCGCTTCTTTGTGTTGTAACATCCGGTCAAGGACGTTACCTTTGTTTTGTTCAGGATCGTAGTCACGAACCCAGAAAATTGCTGCGTGAGCAAAAGCACCAACCATCAAGAAACCAGCGATGTACTGGTGGTGGGTGTACAGTGCTGCCTGTGTGGTGTAATCCTTAGCGATGAACGCATAAGGAGGCAGAGCGTACATATGCTGCGCTACCAAGGAACAGATAGTTCCCAAAGATGCCAAAGCTAATGACAACTGGAAGTGCAGGGAGTTGTTGATGGTGTCGTAAAGACCTTGGTGGGGCAGGTTGAACTGACCTTCGCTCTTGCTACCGGGAACTAAACCAGATTTGGAGTTCAGCATTTCTTTGATGCTGTGACCAATTCCGAAGTTAGTCCGGTACATATGACCAGCGATGATGAACAAAACTGCGATCGCCAAGTGGTGGTGAGCCATGTCAGTCAACCACAAGGATTCTGTTTGGGGGTGGAAACCGCCCAAGAAGGTGAGAATCGCAGTCCCAGCACCAGTGGAAGTACCAAATAACTGGCCAGCGGTGTCAGGGTTTTGAGCATAAACGCCCCAGTTACCTGTGAAGAAAGGAGTTAAACCTTCTGGATGGGGAGCTACAGTCAAGAAGTTATCCCAGCCCACGTGGATACCACGAGATTCAGGAATAGCAACGTGAACCAAGTGACCTGCCCAAGCGAGAGAACTAACACCGAATAAAGCCGATAAGTGGTGGTTTAGACGGGGTTCAGCACTCTTAAACCAAGAGAGGCTAGGACGGAACTTGGGTTGTAAATGTAACCAACCAGCAAACAGGAACAATGCTGCCAACAAGAGCAAACCAACAGAACCAGTATATAGTTCTGTGTTTGTCCGCATCCCGATGGTGTACCACCAGTGATAAACACCGGAGTAAGCAATGTTTACAGGGTTGCTTGCACCAGCCTGGGTGAAAGCTTCAATTGCAGGCTGACCGAAGTGAGGGTCCCAAATTGCATGGGCAATGGGACGGACGTGCAGGGGATCTTTAATCCACTGTTCAAAGTTACCTTGCCAGGCCACGTGGAACAGGAGGCTGGATGCCCACAGGAAGATGATTGCCAAATGACCGAAGTGCGTAGCGAAAATCTTTTGGTAAAGATTTTCTTCCGTCATGCCATCGTGGCTTTCAAAGTCGTTGCCTGTAGCGATCGCATACCAAATCCGACGAGTAGTCGGGTCCTGTGCGAGATCCTGGCTAAATTTTGGAAATTTTGTTGCCATAGGTGTGATCTGTCCTCTGACCTTTAGCCATTATTTAGTCAGCAAAATTTTAGATTTCAGATTTTGGATTTTGGATTAAATCTAAAATCTTAGAATCCAAAACCCAAAATTCCACTGATTGTTATCCTACTGAAAGGATGTGTGCGTGGAAGAATGCCCAAGTGGTGGCAATTCCTCCTAATAGGTAGTGAGCCACACCTACAGCCCGACCTTGAGTGATGCTCAGTGCGCGAGGCTGAATTGTTGGGGCTACTTTCAGTTTATTGTGCGCCCAAACAATGGACTCAATTAATTCTTGCCAGTAGCCACGACCACTGAACAGGAACATTAAGCTGAACGCCCAAATGAAGTGAGCGCCTAAGAACATGAGTCCGTAAGCGGATAACTCAGTTCCGTAGGAGTTGATTACTTGTGTAGCTTGCGCCCACAAGAAGTCACGTAACCAACCGTTGATGGTGATAGCACTTTCAGCAAAGTTACCGCCAGTAATGTGATTTACTGTACCATCTGCATCTACTGTTCCCCATACATCAGACTGCATCTTCCAACTGAAGTGGAAAATTACAATTGATAAGGAGTTATACATCCAGAAGAGTCCGAGGAAGATGTGATCCCAACCGGAAACTTGGCAAGTACCGCCACGACCTGGACCATCGCAAGGGAATCTGAAGCCTAAGTTAGCCTTGTCTGGAATCAGACGAGAACTGCGGGCATACAATACACCTTTGAGCAAGATGAGAACAGTAACGTGAATGGTGAATGCGTGGATGTGGTGAACCATGAAGTCCGCTGTACCCAAAGCAATGGGCATCATTGCGACCTTACCGCCTACAGCTACCAATCCGCCACCAAAAGCATGACTAACTACTTGAAGAGCGTTAGGTGCTGTGTTGCCGGGAGCTAATGTGTGCAGGTTTTGCACCCATTGAGCAAATACTGGTTGCAATTGAATTGCACTGTCGGAGAACATATCCTGGGGACGACCCAAGGCACGCATGGTGTCATTGTGAATGTATAAACCAAAGCTATGGAAGCCTAAGAATATAGATACCCAATTGAGGTGAGAAATGATAGCGTCACGGTGACGAATCACGCGATCCAATACGTTGTTTTGGTTAACAACAGGATCGTAATCCCGCACCATGAAGATGGCTGCGTGAGCAGCGCCACCAACAATCAAGAAACCACCGATCCAAATATGGTGAGTGAAGATACACAATTGTGTTGCGTAATCAGTTGCCAAGTAAGGATAGGGAGGCATCGCGTACATATGATGGGCGATGATGATTGTCAAGGAACCCAAGAAAGCTAGGTTAGTAGCTAATTGAGCGTGCCAAGAAGTGGTGAGGTTTTCGTAAAGACCTTTGTGACCTTCGCCAGTGAAAGGACCTTTATGAGCTTCTAGAATATCTTTGATGTTGTGACCGATACCCCAGTTGGTACGGTACATATGACCAGCAACGATGAACAGTACAGCGATCGCTAGGTGGTGATGAGAAATATCAGTCATCCACAAGCCGCCTGTAACTGGGTTTAAACCGCCCTTAAATGTGAGGATATCCGCGTAAGCGCCCCAATTTAAGGTGAAGAAAGGTGTTAAACCACTGGCGAAACCAGGGTAAAGTTCTGCCATTTTTGCTGTATTAAACAGCAATTCATGAGGCAATGGAATGTCCTTAGCTGCCACACCTGCATCTAACAGATTGTTGATTGGTGCAGAAACGTGAATTAAGTGACCAGCCCATCCTAAAGAACCACAGCCTAGCAACACTGATAAGTGATGATTCAGCATTGACTCCACGTTCTGGAACCATTCCAGTTTAGGAGCGCGTTTGTGGTAGTGGAACCAGCCAGCAAATAAGAACAAGCCTGCTAATACCAAGCCGCCAATTGCAGTTACATATAGCTGGAAGGAGCTAGTGATACCCCAGCCACGCCATACTTGGAACAAGCCAGATGTGATTTGAATGCCGCGGAAACCGCCGCCCATATCACCATTTAAAATGTCTTGACCAACAATAGACCAAACAGTTTGAGCGCTAGGCTTAATGCCTAACGGGTCAGCCAGCCAAGCTTCGTAGTTAGAGAACTTAGCACCGTGGAACAACATCCCGCTCAACCAGATTGCTACTATGGACAAATGTCCGAAGTGAGCGGCGAATATCTTGCGGGAGATGTCTTCTAAATCGCTTGTATGTGTATCAAAATCATGGGCGAGGGCATGGAGATCCCAAATCCAGGTTGTGGTTTTTGGGCCTCTCGATAAGGATCTGTCGAAATGTCCTGGCTTTGCCCATTTTTCAAATGAGGTAGGAACCGGATCATTGTCAACGATCACTCTTGCTTTTTTTTCCTCTCGCTCCGGAGGACTAATCGTCATTCGACCTCCTCTCTATAAGGAATTGGGAATCATGAATACCACCTAGAATAACACATTCGCAGTTTTCAGATTTCTCTGGACTAACGATGTGGTTGCCGTGTGGAAAAGAAAAGTTGTTTCTGTTGAATTATAGAGTCAGAACTTGCACATTGTTATAGACCTGTTAACAATAATTAAACATAGCCAAGTTTATGGTCTAATTTACGTTACCAGTTCCTATACATTGTTCAAATGTCAATAGACTCTTCATTTAATTTACAAAGAACAACAATTTGCAAAACTGATGATTTATACGGAAATCGGCTTAAACCCTTGCTGTTTAGCTACTTTTACCCAAAATTAGCGGTCTATAGGCAAATTATTTTCCCGGAATTAAGTCAAAAAAATTACTTATTTGGCATTCTAATCAAAGAAAAGTAAGTAGATTTATAACTTTGGTCATAGATTTATGCTCTTAATCCATAGTCCATGAGTCATAATTTGCGCCACAATGATTGCGTCAATTGTTAAAAACTATTAAGGAATAAAAACATGAACACTGGGTGCAGAAAATTTTTTGAGTTACTTTTCTCAAATAGATTCCCAATTATTAAATGGGTTGTCACATTAGTGCTAGTTGTAAATTTGAGTAGTTGCGCTGAAGCAGCAAATAGTCAGGAAATATCTATCAATCCCTTCATGAAAGCGCCCCCAACTTCAGAAATTTCTGGGACATTTTCCGAAACCGCACCACCAAATGTTATCCAAGCATTGCGTCCCAGTTTGGAGGGTTATCAACCCCAAGTCAGCATCCTCAGTCCCCAGGTAGATGAAATTCTTCAAGACAATATAGTTAAAGTAAGATTACAAGTTAAGGACTTACCGATATTTAAAGACCCTCAATGGCAACTTGGTCCCCATTTGCACCTAATTTTAGACAATCAGCCCTATATAGCTGTTTACGATGTAAATCAGCCGGTGGTATTGTCAGACTTATCCCCTGGTACACATACTCTTCGCGTTTTTGCTTCTCGTCCGTGGCATGAAAGTTTTAAAAATGAAGGTGCTTATACTCAAACCACATTTCACGTCTTGACGAAAACTGAGGAAAACAACCCAGATTCTAAATTACCTCTACTGACTTATAGTCGTCCTACTGGTGGTTATGGGGCAGAACCAATTATGCTGGATTTCTACTTGACTAACGCACCGTTGCACAGTGTTGCTGAGACTAATCCTGACGATACAATGAGCAATTGGCGTATTCGTAGTACGGTTAATGGTGAAAGCTTTATTCTTGATCGTTGGCAAACTATTTATCTTAAAGGCTTTAAACCTGGTAAAACCTGGGTGAAACTGGAATTCCTTGATAATGAAGGACAACCTGTGAAAAATGCCTTTAATACCACAATCAGACTAATTAATTACCAACCCAATGGTCAAGATACTCTTTCTAAAATTGTCAGAGGGGAATTGACAGCAGATGAAGTTCGGGGCATTGTAGACCCAACTTATACTGCTAGGATTCCAGTTACTGAACCCACCCCTGCACCAATACCAGAAACCAAAGTCGAAAAACAACCAATTCCTGAAGTTAAACTTCCTGAAGTTACACCAACACCAGAAACTAAAGTCGAAAAACAACTAATTCCTGAAGTTACACCAACACCAGAAACTAAAGTCGAAAAACAACCAATTCCTGAAGTTACACCAATTCCAGAAACCAAAGTCACAGAAATAAAAGAATTAAATCTGGATAAACCAGATACAGGTTCGTCTAAGCAATCTCAAATTCAGGAGTAATTAACTAAAAATACTCAGTTGCAAACTTTGAGATAAAGTTTCCATTAGTGCCAAACCAGCTACAGGATTACCTACAATGTCTAAAGCAGGACTGTAGCTGGCGATCGCAGCGATCGCTGAAGACATCGCTCCCTGATTTGGTATAATGGCAATAAGTCCACCACCAATACCCGATTTTATTGGTAAGCCAATTTTGACAGCGTATTCTGCGGAAGCTTCATATAAACCACAAGTTAACATCACCGTATTCACAATTTGACGGTGTTTATTATTTATAACTTCGCTTTTACAGGCTAACACTTTTCCCAGGTTCGCTAAATCCTCTACCCGTCCAGAGATACAGCATATTTGTTCATAAACGTTTAGAGATAATTCAATATTATTTAAATTTCCAGATTCGTAGAGATAGTTGGCAATATCTATATTTATTTGAGAGTGACTAGCACGAACTGAAGCTAGAATATCTGTGTCTATATATAATTGAGTACCTGCTAATTTATTTAACCATTCACAAAACAATTGTGTGCATTCATTTCCATCTTTTCCTGGCAACTTATCAGCGAGAGTAATAGCACCACTATTAATCATGGGGTTGCGAGGATATCCATTATCTGCTATTAATTGCACTAAAGAATTAAAAGGCGCATCCGAGGGTTTAACCCCAACCCATTGCAAAACCTGTTTTTCCCCGTAATATTCCAGCAGGTATAGTAGAGAAAATGGCTTAATGACACTCATAAATGGAAATACACAATCGGTATCTCCTAAACTATAATTTTCTCCTGATTCACAACTTATATAAACAGCAAATGAGTTAGGATTAGCCGTAGCTAATTTAGGAATGCGTTCAATAACTTTTCCTTTTGCTGCTTGGGTTTTAGCTTGTTCTACCCAGATAGATAAATTATGTATATTAATGCTTTTTATTCCTAGCACAAGCCTAAACCTCAAATCATGAAGATAATCTGGATTATATCTTAATGAGTAATTACTCTAACTTTTTATGTAACTAATTTTAAATACAAAACCGAAAATTTACGTAATATTAGTAATTACGGGTAATTGGTAAAAAGCAATAAAAAGATAAATATTCCCTTTCTTCTGTTCCCTGTTCCCTGTTCCCTGTTCCCTCTTCTTAGATAAGATAGACTGATTAACAACCAAGTTGTCGGAAAAGATAAATTGGTTTATTTCCCTAATAACAAGGTTTTTAACAGTACATGAACAAAAGATTTATTTTAACTTTGATTTCTAGCCCCGTGTTGTTTACATCCATGTTATCTATGGTGATGATGGGTAGACCTGCTCATGCTAGTCAAACAGTTGACACTGCTGGTACTCATGAATCTTGTGTCATGTCTCCCCATTCTGCAATTCCGAACAAGGTATGTATACAGGTGAGTAATACTCCTTTGGGCGTTGCTAAAGAAACCATGCAAGTGGCACAAGCGGATACAAATAGTCCTAAAGAACTAGAATTTTCTGATGCTGAAAGCGATTTAGCTATCAAGCTATTTGGCTGTGATTGTCCAGTTTGCATCAATGCTGCTCGGCAATTGAATGGTTCAGCACCTTTGCCAGTTTAGCACGATGTGGTGTTAAAAAGGGCAGGGAGACCCTGCCCCTACTTCCCTAACAATACTTCTCTAATTATGTCTGTTGGTACTTCGTCGGTAATTTTAACTGCGCCAATTTGGATTGGTAGTACGAAGCGAACCTTGCCAGATTTAACTTTTTTGTCTAATTGCAAAGCATCAATAAGAGCTTCAATATCTAAATCTGCGGGTATTTGGGTGGGTAAACCTGCTTTTTTGATTAAGGCGTTTTGACGTTCTGTATCTCCTTGTGTCCAAAGTCCTAATTTTACAGCAATGCCTCCTGCTGCTACCATACCAATACCGACAGCTTCACCATGTTTGAATAAACGGTACTCTGTGAGGCTTTCTACTGCATGACCGATAGTATGACCATAATTTAAAATTGCCCTGATTCCAGATTCTTTTTCATCTTTGCTGACAACATCTGCCTTTGCTTGACAGGAATGAGTTAATATGCTGTTTATCAGGTCGGATTTTACATAGCGGAGTTGATCTAGGTGTTTACTTGCTGTTAGTTGAGTAAACAGTTCGGTGTCCCAAATAATACCGTACTTGATCACCTCTGCCATTCCTGCTCGAAATTCCCGTGCTGGAAGGGTTTTTAATACTTCTGGGTCAATTAAAACTAGACTGGGTTGATGAAATGCACCAATCAAGTTTTTACCGTGGGGATGATTTACGCCGGTTTTACCACCAATAGCTGAGTCTACCATTGCTAGGAGACTGGTGGGAACTTGCACAACGTTGATGCCTCTGAGCCATGTGGCGGCGGCAAAGCCTGTCATATCACCAATAACACCTCCTCCTAATGCCACCATTGTTGAGGAGCGTTCTAGGCGATTTTCAAGGGCGATGTCGTAGAGTTTCTGAATGGAGTTGAGGGTTTTGTAGCGTTCACCTGGGGGTAGGTTGTAACTGACGACTTGAAAACCGGCATTTTCTAAAGAGGCGATCGCTCTTTCGCCATAGTATTTAAATATCATGGGGTTGGAAACTAGCAATACTTTTTTACTTAGTTTCAAACTCGCCATTTGTTCACCTAGTTGATCTAAACTCCC is a window encoding:
- the psaA gene encoding photosystem I core protein PsaA, which codes for MTISPPEREEKKARVIVDNDPVPTSFEKWAKPGHFDRSLSRGPKTTTWIWDLHALAHDFDTHTSDLEDISRKIFAAHFGHLSIVAIWLSGMLFHGAKFSNYEAWLADPLGIKPSAQTVWSIVGQDILNGDMGGGFRGIQITSGLFQVWRGWGITSSFQLYVTAIGGLVLAGLFLFAGWFHYHKRAPKLEWFQNVESMLNHHLSVLLGCGSLGWAGHLIHVSAPINNLLDAGVAAKDIPLPHELLFNTAKMAELYPGFASGLTPFFTLNWGAYADILTFKGGLNPVTGGLWMTDISHHHLAIAVLFIVAGHMYRTNWGIGHNIKDILEAHKGPFTGEGHKGLYENLTTSWHAQLATNLAFLGSLTIIIAHHMYAMPPYPYLATDYATQLCIFTHHIWIGGFLIVGGAAHAAIFMVRDYDPVVNQNNVLDRVIRHRDAIISHLNWVSIFLGFHSFGLYIHNDTMRALGRPQDMFSDSAIQLQPVFAQWVQNLHTLAPGNTAPNALQVVSHAFGGGLVAVGGKVAMMPIALGTADFMVHHIHAFTIHVTVLILLKGVLYARSSRLIPDKANLGFRFPCDGPGRGGTCQVSGWDHIFLGLFWMYNSLSIVIFHFSWKMQSDVWGTVDADGTVNHITGGNFAESAITINGWLRDFLWAQATQVINSYGTELSAYGLMFLGAHFIWAFSLMFLFSGRGYWQELIESIVWAHNKLKVAPTIQPRALSITQGRAVGVAHYLLGGIATTWAFFHAHILSVG
- the psaB gene encoding photosystem I core protein PsaB; the protein is MATKFPKFSQDLAQDPTTRRIWYAIATGNDFESHDGMTEENLYQKIFATHFGHLAIIFLWASSLLFHVAWQGNFEQWIKDPLHVRPIAHAIWDPHFGQPAIEAFTQAGASNPVNIAYSGVYHWWYTIGMRTNTELYTGSVGLLLLAALFLFAGWLHLQPKFRPSLSWFKSAEPRLNHHLSALFGVSSLAWAGHLVHVAIPESRGIHVGWDNFLTVAPHPEGLTPFFTGNWGVYAQNPDTAGQLFGTSTGAGTAILTFLGGFHPQTESLWLTDMAHHHLAIAVLFIIAGHMYRTNFGIGHSIKEMLNSKSGLVPGSKSEGQFNLPHQGLYDTINNSLHFQLSLALASLGTICSLVAQHMYALPPYAFIAKDYTTQAALYTHHQYIAGFLMVGAFAHAAIFWVRDYDPEQNKGNVLDRMLQHKEAIISHLSWVSLFLGFHTLGLYVHNDVVVAFGTPEKQILIEPVFAQFIQAAQGKALYGLNVLLSNPDSIAYTAYPNAGNVWLSGWLDAINSGTNSLFLTIGPGDFLVHHAFALAIHTTTLVLVKGALDARGSKLMPDKKDFGYAFPCDGPGRGGTCDISAWDSFYLSMFWMLNTIGWVTFYWHWKHLGIWQGNVAQFNENSTYLMGWFRDYLWANSAQLINGYNPYGMNNLSVWAWMFLFGHLVWATGFMFLISWRGYWQELIETLVWAHERTPLANLVRWKDKPVALSIVQARVVGLAHFTVGYILTYAAFLIASTAGKFG
- a CDS encoding glutaminase, whose product is MLGIKSINIHNLSIWVEQAKTQAAKGKVIERIPKLATANPNSFAVYISCESGENYSLGDTDCVFPFMSVIKPFSLLYLLEYYGEKQVLQWVGVKPSDAPFNSLVQLIADNGYPRNPMINSGAITLADKLPGKDGNECTQLFCEWLNKLAGTQLYIDTDILASVRASHSQINIDIANYLYESGNLNNIELSLNVYEQICCISGRVEDLANLGKVLACKSEVINNKHRQIVNTVMLTCGLYEASAEYAVKIGLPIKSGIGGGLIAIIPNQGAMSSAIAAIASYSPALDIVGNPVAGLALMETLSQSLQLSIFS
- the aroB gene encoding 3-dehydroquinate synthase, whose translation is MSSVIKVDIPEKSYDITIAPGSLDQLGEQMASLKLSKKVLLVSNPMIFKYYGERAIASLENAGFQVVSYNLPPGERYKTLNSIQKLYDIALENRLERSSTMVALGGGVIGDMTGFAAATWLRGINVVQVPTSLLAMVDSAIGGKTGVNHPHGKNLIGAFHQPSLVLIDPEVLKTLPAREFRAGMAEVIKYGIIWDTELFTQLTASKHLDQLRYVKSDLINSILTHSCQAKADVVSKDEKESGIRAILNYGHTIGHAVESLTEYRLFKHGEAVGIGMVAAGGIAVKLGLWTQGDTERQNALIKKAGLPTQIPADLDIEALIDALQLDKKVKSGKVRFVLPIQIGAVKITDEVPTDIIREVLLGK